Within Amycolatopsis sp. FDAARGOS 1241, the genomic segment GTTGGCCAGGAAGCCGAGCCGGATCAGCCGGGCCAGCAGCAGCATCGCGCCGACCAGCAACGCGGCCGTGCCGGCAAGCCGGACGTAGGCGGCCGAGGCGGGAACGGCCAGGCCGGCCAGACCGGCCGCGAGGATCGCCGCGGTCGCCGAGTCCGCGCCGACCACGAGGTGCCGCGACGCCCCGAACAACGCGAAGAGCACCACCGGCGCGAGCATCGTGTACAGGCCGGTGACCGGCGGCATCCCGGCGATCTTGGCGTAACCGAGCACTTCGGGGACGGCCAGCGCGGCCAGCGTGAGGCCGGCCAGTGCGTCCGAACCCAGGGCACGCCGCCGGATCGGCAGGATCCCCGACAGCAGCGGGACCCGTCGGGCGCGTCTCGGCGCCGGCGCGTCCTGAGGGCCCATCTCAGCGATTGTGGCAGTGAGCCGACCTGAACGCAGCTTCCCGCCGCGAGTTCGGACCTGCCGACACCCGCGATTGGTCGAGGGTGAACGGGTCTACGTGGATCATGGGGATGGACTCGCGGTCGGCCACGCCCGTTGATGATTCGGGACGTCTACTTGGGGCGGGGTCAGCCGTCGCGCGCGAGCGCTGACGCGCTGCGTTCGCCGCCTCACGGGGAAACTGCCGATAAGCCGGCAACCGACTGACTACGGCCGCAACCGTGAACCGGACCCCGGACAGCAAGAAACCCGCCGTCTCCGGCGGGTTTCTTGGTATTGCTGTCTCAACCAGACGTGCGCCCGAAGGGATTCGAACCCCTGACCTTCTGATCCGTAGTTCTAACGCTGACCTGGGGATACACGGATCGCCTGGTCGCGGTGGGCAACAGTTGCGCCAAAGTGGGCGTGTCCGGCATCGGTGGGCAGCAGTTCGTGGACCAGAGTGTGGACCAAGATCACTACCGCGTCGGCCGACAGTCTCGTTCGTACTTTGGCGAGATCAACTGTCGATCCGTTCGGGTGCCGCCCGACAACCAAGTTGTGGGCGCGGAGGTCGAGACTCAAGCCGGGGGTAGCACTGCGTTGATGAGCGACTCCGCCGTTTCTCTGAGTCGCTTCGGATCCTGGTACACGCGTTCCATCACGACGATGCCTCGGGTCATGGTTACCAGCACTCGCGCCGCGTCGGCCGGGGGCATGGCCAGTCGCGGCCGGACCTCATCGGCGGAGAGCCGATCTTGGACAAGGCGCTCCAGTTCGTCGAGCAGGTTGCGCAACGCCGCGCGGATTCGTTCCCCGTCCGCCCTGGTGTCGATCGCCGTCTTGGTCGTCAAGCACCCGCGAGCGGGCTCACCGGTGGTCATGGACGTGATGAGGAAGTCGAAGAGCTCGCGCAGGGCGCGGTCGACGCTCGGATGGGCAAGCACGCGGGTCGCATCGGCCAGAAAGTCCCGGGAATACTCCTCGAAAACCTGCAGGAACAGGGTTTCCTTGTCCTGGTACGCGTTGTAGAGCGAGCCGCGCAGGACACCGGAGGCGTTAGCGATGTCCTGCACCGACGTCGCACCGTAACCCTTGAACCAGAAAATGTCCCTGGCCAGGTCCAGGGTGCGCCGCTCGTCGAACTGCCGCCTGCCAACCATCGGACGATTATACGAATCTTTGACAGTCCTGCCAAACAATGCGACTCTGTCAAAGATGACAGTGGCGCCAAACATGGAGTTGCGACGCCAGACCACTATCTGCACGTGTGCCCGAAGGAGTC encodes:
- a CDS encoding TetR/AcrR family transcriptional regulator → MVGRRQFDERRTLDLARDIFWFKGYGATSVQDIANASGVLRGSLYNAYQDKETLFLQVFEEYSRDFLADATRVLAHPSVDRALRELFDFLITSMTTGEPARGCLTTKTAIDTRADGERIRAALRNLLDELERLVQDRLSADEVRPRLAMPPADAARVLVTMTRGIVVMERVYQDPKRLRETAESLINAVLPPA